From Riemerella anatipestifer ATCC 11845 = DSM 15868, a single genomic window includes:
- a CDS encoding aldehyde dehydrogenase: METPKAQISALVQKQKAFFATQQTKAIDFRLKQLSLLKQAILKYQPEIEEALWKDLHKSKEEVYLTEISIVLSEINYHLKKIKSWARPKRVWSPISVLPASSRIIYEPLGVALIISPWNYPFQLLINPLVGAISSGCCALLKASPDAPNLANVVEKMLTEYFPLDYIALVKGGRETNTYLLEERFDFIFFTGSPSLGKVVMKAAAENLTPIVLELGGKSPCIVDKDANLNLAAKRIAWGKLINAGQTCIAPDYLWVHRSVKKELLEKIAYHIKEMYGSDVKSSPFYPRIVNDKSVERLSKFLNEGNIYLGGEVDSSQKYIAPTIINNVEPHFAIMQEEIFGPLLPVITFDHIDEPISYINQHEKPLALYYFGKTKTAKEVISKTSSGGVCINDTLMHIANHHLPFGGVGNSGMGKYHGKYSFLAFSNERAIVKTPTFLDLPFKYVPFRFFEWVKKMI; encoded by the coding sequence ATGGAAACTCCAAAAGCCCAAATATCAGCACTCGTCCAAAAGCAAAAAGCATTTTTTGCAACTCAACAAACCAAAGCCATTGATTTTAGACTAAAGCAACTATCTTTACTAAAACAAGCCATACTAAAGTATCAGCCCGAAATAGAAGAAGCCTTATGGAAAGATTTACACAAATCTAAAGAAGAGGTTTACCTTACGGAAATCAGCATTGTTCTAAGTGAAATTAATTATCATTTAAAAAAAATAAAAAGTTGGGCTCGTCCTAAGAGGGTTTGGTCGCCTATTTCGGTACTTCCTGCATCTAGCCGTATCATTTACGAACCTTTGGGTGTGGCTCTTATTATCTCTCCGTGGAATTATCCGTTCCAGCTTCTTATCAATCCTCTAGTAGGAGCTATTTCCTCTGGCTGTTGTGCTTTACTAAAAGCTTCTCCTGACGCTCCAAATCTCGCTAATGTAGTGGAGAAAATGCTAACAGAATATTTTCCGCTAGATTATATTGCCCTTGTTAAAGGTGGACGAGAAACCAACACCTACTTGCTAGAGGAACGCTTTGATTTCATTTTCTTTACAGGAAGCCCATCTCTAGGAAAAGTGGTTATGAAAGCGGCGGCAGAAAATCTAACGCCCATCGTGCTAGAATTAGGTGGTAAAAGCCCTTGTATTGTAGATAAAGATGCAAACCTCAACCTTGCTGCTAAAAGAATTGCGTGGGGAAAACTCATCAATGCTGGACAGACCTGCATCGCTCCAGATTATCTTTGGGTACACCGTTCGGTAAAAAAAGAGCTTCTTGAAAAAATAGCTTACCACATTAAAGAAATGTATGGCTCTGATGTTAAATCTAGCCCTTTTTATCCTCGTATTGTAAATGATAAATCAGTAGAAAGGCTTTCTAAATTTCTTAATGAAGGGAATATCTATTTAGGTGGAGAAGTAGATTCCAGTCAAAAATACATCGCACCAACTATTATAAATAATGTAGAACCTCACTTCGCTATTATGCAAGAGGAAATTTTTGGTCCCTTATTACCTGTAATAACATTTGACCATATTGATGAACCTATCTCGTACATCAACCAACATGAAAAGCCATTAGCTTTATATTATTTTGGTAAAACTAAAACTGCTAAAGAGGTAATTTCAAAAACAAGTTCGGGCGGAGTTTGCATCAACGATACGCTTATGCATATTGCCAATCATCATCTTCCTTTCGGTGGTGTTGGGAATAGTGGTATGGGCAAGTACCACGGGAAGTACAGTTTTCTAGCCTTCAGTAATGAAAGAGCTATCGTAAAAACACCAACATTTTTAGACCTTCCGTTCAAGTACGTTCCTTTCAGGTTTTTTGAATGGGTAAAGAAAATGATATAG
- the ftsZ gene encoding cell division protein FtsZ, translating into MENTNKTGFEFDLPKGNSSIIKVIGVGGGGNNALKHMYERGIHGVDFVICNTDAQTLNNNPVSNKVQLGITTTEGLGAGADPEVGEKAAIESIDEIKSTLGQNTKMVFITAGMGGGTGTGAAPIIAKAAKEMGILTVAIVTVPFSFEGKRRLDQAEAGLEKLRNNVDSLIVINNDKLRQQFGNLGFKQGFSKADEVLTNAAKGMAEVITGSFVINIDFRDAKSVLQNSGTALMSTGSATGEKRAEEAVKKALDSPLLNDNKITGAQDVLLLIQSGSDEASEATMDEIGLINDYIQNEAGNTANIIFGVGTDEELGDAIRVLVIATGFTNENHINAGPTEVVKVPLHETANSVRRESPFKISSDAKNAGLGSVVTEKNIVKLDEEDDFSSPQFSANRLSGEQLAVQEIQPMTYVEEVNEEFEEGSNELDLFSYDEGYEEPKGISFTFESKDESSIQPTKSLFLDEKPVEFSFKIKEEEPTFEEEVKTVSNTVASQEPQVIHEVEEKPIFRNEEIAQEETLFTFIEKKVEDSKVQERRNKLKEFNSRYQNVDEENTFETVPAFRRKNIKLDDSPSDERISSFLADNNGRVELRENKFLNKDVD; encoded by the coding sequence ATGGAAAATACCAATAAAACAGGTTTTGAATTTGATTTACCAAAAGGCAACTCATCTATTATCAAGGTGATAGGTGTAGGTGGTGGTGGAAACAATGCCTTAAAACATATGTATGAAAGAGGGATTCACGGTGTAGATTTTGTCATTTGTAATACAGATGCACAAACACTAAATAACAATCCCGTTTCTAATAAAGTTCAGTTAGGTATCACAACTACAGAAGGCTTAGGTGCTGGTGCAGACCCAGAAGTGGGAGAAAAGGCTGCAATAGAAAGTATAGACGAGATAAAAAGCACTCTAGGACAAAATACCAAAATGGTATTCATTACCGCTGGTATGGGTGGTGGTACAGGTACGGGTGCAGCACCTATTATTGCTAAGGCGGCGAAGGAAATGGGGATTTTGACGGTCGCTATCGTTACAGTTCCGTTTTCTTTTGAAGGAAAAAGAAGATTAGACCAAGCTGAAGCAGGGCTAGAGAAACTAAGAAATAATGTGGATTCTCTCATCGTGATAAACAACGATAAACTAAGACAACAGTTTGGTAACTTAGGATTTAAACAAGGTTTTTCTAAGGCAGATGAGGTGCTTACCAATGCAGCCAAAGGTATGGCAGAGGTAATTACGGGTTCTTTTGTTATCAATATTGACTTCCGTGATGCTAAGTCTGTGTTGCAGAATTCAGGTACAGCCTTGATGTCCACGGGAAGTGCTACAGGTGAGAAGAGAGCAGAAGAAGCTGTTAAAAAGGCATTAGACTCTCCACTTCTTAACGATAACAAAATTACAGGAGCTCAAGATGTATTGCTTCTTATTCAGAGTGGTTCTGATGAGGCTTCTGAAGCTACGATGGACGAAATTGGTCTTATCAACGATTATATCCAAAACGAAGCAGGAAATACAGCTAACATTATCTTTGGTGTAGGGACAGATGAAGAACTTGGCGATGCTATTAGAGTATTGGTAATTGCTACGGGATTTACTAATGAAAACCACATCAATGCAGGTCCTACAGAAGTAGTTAAGGTACCATTGCACGAAACGGCAAATTCAGTTAGAAGAGAATCTCCATTTAAAATTTCTTCTGATGCTAAGAATGCAGGATTAGGTTCTGTTGTTACAGAGAAAAACATCGTGAAGTTAGATGAAGAAGATGATTTTTCTTCACCACAGTTTTCAGCAAATAGATTAAGCGGAGAGCAGTTAGCGGTTCAAGAAATACAACCAATGACCTATGTTGAAGAGGTTAATGAAGAATTTGAAGAAGGAAGTAATGAACTAGATTTATTCTCTTATGATGAAGGATACGAAGAACCAAAAGGAATATCTTTTACTTTTGAATCAAAAGACGAAAGTAGCATACAACCTACTAAATCTTTATTCTTAGATGAAAAACCTGTAGAGTTCAGCTTTAAAATAAAAGAAGAAGAGCCTACTTTTGAAGAGGAAGTAAAAACAGTATCTAATACTGTTGCGTCTCAAGAGCCTCAAGTAATTCATGAAGTAGAAGAAAAACCTATATTTCGTAATGAAGAAATAGCTCAAGAGGAAACACTTTTTACTTTTATAGAGAAAAAAGTAGAAGACTCTAAAGTACAGGAGAGAAGAAATAAGCTAAAAGAATTTAATTCTCGTTACCAAAATGTAGATGAGGAAAATACTTTTGAAACAGTACCTGCTTTTAGAAGAAAAAATATTAAACTAGATGATAGCCCATCTGATGAGCGTATCAGTAGTTTTTTAGCTGATAACAATGGCAGAGTAGAACTTAGAGAAAACAAATTTTTGAATAAAGATGTAGATTAG
- the ftsA gene encoding cell division protein FtsA: protein MESQEYSVGLDIGTTKIVAIVGRRNQYGKIEVMGVGVAPSLGVHKGIVNNIAQTINSIKTAVSEAQKSAGVPITKVTVGIAGKHIRSLQHSDYIMRENPDQYITEEDIEELKNQVKKLVMLPGEEIIHVLPQEYKVDSEGEIQEPIGMHGKRLEANFHVVVGQMSSIKNISRCVKEAGLEMESLTLEPLASSEAVLTKEEKEAGVAIVDIGGGTTDIAIFKDNIIRHTCVIPYGGGIITEDIKDGCSIIEKHAEQLKVRFGSAVPELEKESTFVTIPGLHGRTEKEISLKTLAKIIHARVEEILEMVNTELKAYGAHEKKRKLIAGIVLTGGGSNLKHLRQLANYITGFDSRIGYANEYISNDKNQHLKSPEFATSIGLLMESLSIRDKKTNSLVQEEVSVSSQTVSDETNQEDKILDSDKPTHNETVVQQNASKKPTIGQNILEKIKKFFEESE, encoded by the coding sequence ATGGAAAGCCAAGAGTATTCAGTAGGATTAGACATTGGGACCACCAAGATTGTTGCTATCGTTGGTCGTCGTAATCAGTACGGTAAGATAGAGGTTATGGGAGTAGGTGTGGCACCTAGTTTAGGTGTACATAAAGGGATTGTAAACAACATTGCCCAAACCATCAATTCCATTAAAACAGCTGTTAGCGAGGCTCAAAAAAGTGCAGGTGTGCCTATTACTAAGGTAACGGTGGGTATTGCAGGTAAACATATCCGTTCTTTGCAACACTCGGATTACATTATGCGAGAAAATCCAGACCAATACATTACCGAGGAGGATATAGAAGAGCTCAAAAATCAAGTTAAGAAATTGGTGATGCTTCCTGGCGAAGAGATTATCCATGTACTTCCACAAGAATATAAGGTAGACTCGGAGGGCGAAATCCAAGAACCAATAGGAATGCACGGAAAGCGTCTTGAAGCTAATTTCCATGTGGTGGTAGGGCAGATGAGTAGCATTAAAAATATCAGCAGATGCGTTAAAGAAGCAGGGCTAGAGATGGAGTCGCTTACTTTGGAGCCATTGGCATCGTCCGAAGCGGTTTTGACTAAGGAAGAAAAGGAGGCTGGAGTAGCTATTGTAGATATAGGTGGTGGTACTACTGATATTGCAATATTTAAGGATAATATTATCCGTCATACTTGTGTTATCCCTTATGGAGGAGGTATTATTACCGAAGATATTAAAGATGGCTGTTCTATTATCGAAAAACACGCGGAGCAGCTTAAAGTTCGTTTTGGGTCTGCTGTTCCAGAATTGGAGAAGGAGAGTACTTTTGTTACCATTCCTGGGCTTCATGGAAGAACTGAAAAAGAAATTTCTCTAAAAACATTGGCTAAAATTATTCATGCCAGAGTGGAAGAAATTTTGGAGATGGTAAACACCGAACTTAAAGCCTATGGAGCACACGAGAAAAAAAGAAAACTCATTGCGGGGATTGTGCTTACAGGTGGTGGTTCTAATCTAAAACATCTGAGACAGCTCGCAAATTATATCACAGGGTTTGATAGTCGTATAGGTTACGCTAATGAATATATTTCGAACGATAAAAATCAGCATTTAAAAAGCCCTGAATTTGCAACATCTATAGGGCTTTTAATGGAAAGTTTGTCTATTAGAGATAAAAAAACTAATTCTTTAGTTCAGGAAGAAGTATCTGTTTCTAGCCAAACAGTTTCTGATGAAACCAACCAAGAAGATAAAATTTTAGATAGTGATAAACCAACTCATAATGAGACTGTGGTTCAGCAAAATGCCTCTAAAAAGCCTACTATAGGGCAAAACATCTTAGAAAAGATAAAAAAATTCTTTGAGGAATCGGAATAA
- a CDS encoding cell division protein FtsQ/DivIB: MKRFNNASMDKVAVNIIQGEKPVYFIDEKEIESIVKKANTTNRVGDIDIPKLERKIAEYSAVDSANVYLSLDGILHIDIMQRVPVFRLSKGKKEFYVDEKGVEFPINRNYSASCMLISGNVQPEEYPQLIELVKKINQDDFSKKFFIGVVKERENYYLIANEENYRVELGSLENIDFKVKGFKAFVEKYLVYQPSDKYTKISLKYDNQIVTTLSKGYKEETYKEEEKNK, translated from the coding sequence ATGAAAAGATTTAATAATGCCTCTATGGATAAAGTGGCTGTTAATATTATTCAAGGAGAGAAGCCAGTCTATTTTATTGATGAGAAAGAAATAGAAAGCATTGTTAAAAAAGCCAATACTACCAATAGAGTTGGGGATATTGATATCCCAAAATTAGAAAGAAAAATTGCAGAATATTCTGCAGTAGATAGTGCCAATGTTTATCTTAGTCTTGATGGTATATTGCATATAGATATTATGCAAAGAGTGCCTGTGTTTAGGCTAAGTAAAGGGAAGAAAGAGTTTTATGTAGATGAGAAAGGGGTGGAATTTCCTATCAATCGTAACTATTCAGCATCGTGTATGCTCATAAGTGGTAATGTGCAACCAGAGGAATATCCTCAATTGATAGAATTGGTAAAAAAGATAAATCAAGACGACTTTAGTAAAAAGTTTTTCATTGGTGTTGTAAAAGAGAGAGAAAATTATTATCTTATTGCCAATGAAGAAAACTACAGAGTAGAACTAGGAAGCTTGGAAAATATAGATTTCAAAGTTAAAGGTTTCAAAGCGTTTGTAGAAAAGTATTTGGTTTATCAACCATCTGATAAATACACCAAAATATCATTGAAATATGATAATCAGATTGTAACTACACTTAGTAAAGGTTACAAAGAAGAAACATATAAAGAAGAAGAAAAGAACAAATAA
- the murC gene encoding UDP-N-acetylmuramate--L-alanine ligase: MQNISTYQNFYFIGIGGIGMSALARYFHSIGKTVLGYDKTSTKLTSALISEGIKISFEDSIDEQIKAFKPEDTLVIYTPAIKQLGILDFFQEKGFPVFKRAKVLGLITSETECIAVAGTHGKTTTSSLVAHLCKEVNLSFSGFLGGIAENFGSNFIFNGKDYSVVEADEYDRSFLNLAPDWAIITSTDADHLDIYGDKSTIEKGFRDFAHLVSEERQLFVRKGINLDRSVTTYAVNEKADYYSDELRLEGDSISFNFYTPYGETQRFSWEIPGIHNVENATAALAVLHKMGVSLEDLKEALSKFRGIKRRYTKHIFPNGKIYIDDYAHHPTELNAVIGSIRTFYPDKKLLVVFQPHLFSRTRDFADDFAKSLSQGDELMLLDIYPARELQKDFEGISSDWLLEKVTLADKEVSSLSEAFGKIKNKNFDILLTVGAGDIDTLYDGIVSWLKEA; encoded by the coding sequence ATGCAAAATATTAGTACATATCAAAATTTTTATTTCATAGGCATTGGAGGGATAGGTATGTCTGCTTTGGCGAGATACTTCCATTCCATTGGGAAAACGGTTTTAGGCTATGATAAAACTTCTACTAAACTAACTTCGGCTCTTATTTCGGAAGGGATAAAAATTAGTTTTGAAGATAGTATTGATGAGCAAATAAAAGCCTTTAAACCCGAAGACACTTTAGTGATTTATACGCCAGCAATTAAACAACTAGGGATTTTAGATTTTTTCCAAGAAAAAGGCTTTCCGGTATTTAAACGAGCGAAGGTTCTAGGGCTTATTACTAGCGAAACCGAGTGCATCGCTGTTGCAGGAACTCACGGTAAAACTACTACTTCTAGCTTGGTAGCCCATCTTTGTAAGGAAGTTAATTTGTCATTTTCTGGATTTTTGGGAGGTATTGCCGAAAACTTTGGGTCTAATTTTATATTTAATGGGAAAGATTATTCCGTAGTGGAAGCCGACGAGTACGATAGAAGCTTTCTTAATTTAGCTCCAGATTGGGCAATTATAACTTCTACAGATGCAGACCATTTAGATATTTATGGGGACAAATCTACCATAGAAAAAGGCTTTAGAGATTTTGCTCATTTGGTATCGGAGGAGCGTCAGCTTTTTGTACGAAAAGGTATAAACTTAGATAGAAGCGTAACCACCTATGCTGTGAACGAAAAGGCAGACTATTATTCAGACGAGTTGAGGTTGGAGGGAGATTCTATATCATTTAATTTCTATACTCCATATGGAGAAACTCAACGCTTTAGTTGGGAAATACCAGGTATTCATAATGTGGAAAATGCTACGGCAGCATTGGCTGTTTTGCACAAAATGGGTGTTTCTTTGGAAGATTTAAAAGAGGCCTTGTCTAAATTTAGAGGTATCAAAAGGAGATATACCAAGCATATTTTCCCTAATGGAAAGATTTATATAGACGATTATGCCCATCATCCTACGGAGCTTAATGCGGTAATTGGCTCTATACGAACATTCTATCCAGATAAAAAACTTTTGGTAGTATTCCAGCCGCACTTGTTCAGTAGAACGCGAGATTTTGCAGATGATTTTGCTAAAAGTTTATCGCAAGGAGACGAGTTGATGCTTTTAGATATTTATCCTGCGAGAGAATTGCAGAAGGATTTTGAGGGCATTAGTTCAGATTGGTTGCTAGAAAAAGTAACACTGGCAGATAAAGAGGTTTCTAGTTTGTCGGAGGCTTTTGGTAAAATTAAAAATAAAAACTTTGACATTTTACTTACAGTAGGTGCAGGAGATATAGACACGCTTTATGATGGTATTGTAAGCTGGTTAAAGGAAGCATAG
- the murG gene encoding undecaprenyldiphospho-muramoylpentapeptide beta-N-acetylglucosaminyltransferase, translated as MSENIHHINQDFAPRVLMSGGGTGGHIFPAIAIAQEIQKRFPKAEFLFIGAENKMEMEKVPQAGFRIEGLNISGFNRSSLLANFKLPFKIISSVRKANRIIKDFKPHVAIGTGGFASGPALYIASRLGVPTFVQEQNSLPGKTNLFLGKKAKAVFTAYPDMVHFFPKTQTIFSGNPIRQSLMEGLTDTATAKEKLGLDPSKLSILSVGGSLGSRTLNNGWLENLERIKKEDWQLIWQTGKTEYQTIKDKVNLEEDTIQIKEFITDMALAYSAADVIVSRAGAIAISELAVVKKPILLVPLPFAAEDHQTKNAMVLVEKNAARMVKDEEMKERFWNTLSEICSNENLRKEMGQNLSYFAKPKATEEIVDEIIKVFK; from the coding sequence ATGTCAGAAAATATACATCATATCAATCAAGATTTTGCACCTCGAGTATTAATGAGTGGTGGTGGTACGGGAGGACATATTTTCCCTGCGATAGCCATTGCTCAAGAGATACAAAAGCGTTTTCCTAAAGCGGAATTTTTGTTCATTGGGGCAGAGAATAAGATGGAGATGGAGAAAGTGCCTCAAGCGGGGTTTAGAATAGAAGGACTTAACATTTCAGGATTTAATAGGAGCAGTCTTTTAGCAAATTTTAAACTGCCTTTCAAGATTATTTCTAGTGTTAGAAAGGCCAATCGTATTATAAAGGATTTTAAGCCTCATGTGGCAATAGGGACAGGCGGATTCGCCAGTGGTCCAGCTTTATATATAGCTTCTCGTTTGGGGGTACCTACTTTTGTTCAGGAGCAAAACTCTCTACCTGGGAAAACTAATCTTTTCTTAGGAAAGAAAGCCAAGGCTGTTTTTACGGCGTATCCTGATATGGTTCATTTTTTTCCAAAAACCCAGACGATTTTTTCGGGAAATCCTATTAGACAATCTTTAATGGAGGGGCTTACAGATACTGCTACGGCTAAAGAAAAGTTAGGATTAGACCCTAGTAAATTGAGTATTCTTTCCGTAGGAGGTTCGTTGGGGTCTAGAACACTTAATAATGGTTGGTTAGAAAATTTGGAAAGGATTAAAAAGGAAGATTGGCAACTGATTTGGCAAACAGGAAAAACAGAATATCAAACGATTAAAGATAAGGTTAATTTAGAAGAAGATACAATCCAAATAAAGGAATTTATCACAGATATGGCATTAGCTTATTCTGCGGCAGATGTGATTGTGTCTAGAGCAGGTGCGATTGCTATTTCGGAGTTAGCGGTAGTTAAGAAGCCTATTTTATTGGTGCCTCTTCCCTTCGCAGCAGAGGATCACCAGACCAAAAATGCAATGGTTTTAGTTGAGAAAAATGCAGCGAGAATGGTAAAAGATGAGGAAATGAAAGAGCGTTTTTGGAATACACTTTCAGAAATTTGTAGCAACGAAAATTTACGAAAGGAAATGGGGCAAAACCTATCTTATTTCGCAAAACCAAAGGCGACAGAGGAAATTGTAGATGAAATAATTAAAGTTTTTAAATAG
- a CDS encoding FtsW/RodA/SpoVE family cell cycle protein translates to MEHTEVNKKIEYLKGDRVLWITVILISVFSILPVYSASSNLEYIVNTGTTTSHLIKHVMFIALGLFLMRVIGAIKYEFIGKLSSILLVISVILLGVTIFTGQTIDGASASRWLKIPGTAISFQPSALAALMLVIYLCRYLTKNIQRQRLPIENIMYVFGPILLVFILVAKDNGSTALMILATSLIVLIIGQFPWKYIAGFVSLSGLASIIFILVALNTNLMPNNRVHTWISRVESFSSSKDAQLDSAERDAVKAKNYQVMHAKAAIVHGGITGKGPGKSALKQRLPQSASDFIFAIIVEEYGVIGAVGLLGMYFIIIIRILIIASRTRAFFGSLLVLSLGIMIFIQLSANIMVALNLIPVTGQPLPLISYGGTSMLVTYAQLGLILNISSRIQIYDEEGIGKKQNIEEINDIA, encoded by the coding sequence ATGGAGCATACAGAAGTAAATAAAAAAATAGAATATCTAAAAGGAGACAGAGTGCTGTGGATTACAGTAATTCTTATTTCTGTATTCTCCATACTTCCTGTTTATTCGGCAAGTTCTAATTTAGAGTACATTGTAAATACAGGAACAACCACCAGCCACCTTATCAAGCATGTGATGTTCATTGCTTTAGGGTTATTTTTGATGAGAGTCATCGGAGCGATAAAATATGAGTTTATAGGAAAGTTGAGTTCCATACTTCTTGTAATTTCTGTAATTCTTTTAGGAGTTACTATTTTTACAGGGCAAACCATAGATGGGGCGAGTGCTTCTAGGTGGCTTAAAATACCAGGTACTGCAATTTCATTTCAGCCGTCAGCATTGGCAGCTTTGATGTTAGTTATCTATCTATGCCGTTATTTAACTAAAAATATTCAAAGACAGAGGCTTCCCATAGAAAACATTATGTATGTTTTTGGACCTATATTATTGGTATTTATTTTAGTGGCTAAAGATAACGGTTCCACGGCATTGATGATTTTAGCTACTTCACTAATTGTCCTTATAATAGGGCAATTTCCGTGGAAGTATATTGCAGGGTTTGTCTCTTTGTCGGGCTTAGCGTCTATTATTTTTATTTTGGTAGCATTGAACACTAATTTAATGCCCAACAACCGTGTTCATACTTGGATAAGCAGGGTAGAATCTTTTTCCTCTTCAAAAGATGCACAATTGGATAGTGCTGAAAGAGATGCTGTAAAGGCTAAAAACTATCAAGTGATGCATGCTAAGGCGGCCATAGTACACGGAGGTATTACAGGTAAAGGACCAGGCAAAAGTGCTCTTAAACAGAGGTTGCCACAGTCGGCATCAGACTTTATTTTTGCCATTATTGTGGAAGAATATGGTGTAATAGGTGCAGTTGGCTTATTGGGTATGTATTTTATTATCATTATAAGAATACTAATTATAGCAAGTAGAACTAGGGCTTTCTTTGGTTCTCTATTGGTGCTTTCTTTAGGAATTATGATTTTCATTCAGTTAAGTGCTAATATTATGGTGGCACTTAATCTCATTCCTGTAACAGGGCAACCTCTACCACTGATAAGTTACGGAGGTACTTCTATGTTAGTAACTTACGCTCAATTAGGCTTAATACTTAATATCAGCTCTAGAATACAAATCTATGATGAAGAAGGCATTGGTAAAAAACAAAACATCGAGGAAATAAATGATATTGCCTAA
- the murD gene encoding UDP-N-acetylmuramoyl-L-alanine--D-glutamate ligase: MKIVVLGAGESGFGAAYLAKKKGMEVFVSDRGSIKEEYKKQLIENNIEFEEGQHDEERILNADWVVKSPGIPKKADIVFKINQKGIRLSSEIEFASEFTNAKIVAITGSNGKTTTTSLIYHILKDNGMNVGLGGNIGKSFAKQVADESFDYYVLEISSFQLDDIQNFRPYISLLLNLSQDHLDQYNYNYEEYALAKFRITENQEYDNFFIYNKDDEMSQKILQELDLKVKKVPFSIKETLSEGGYMNDENIVVKFQGEFTMKIRDLALIGNHNVANSLAASIAGKILNISNESIRNSLMTFQAVDHRLQEIANLNGVKFINDSKATNVNATYYALESMTQPTVWIVGGVDKGNDYTEIEELVKKKVKAIVCLGIDNQKIIDFFRDKKEFIYNTSSMEEAIKISKSIAEAGDAVLLSPCCASFDLFENYEDRGEKFKAEVLK; this comes from the coding sequence ATGAAAATAGTAGTTTTAGGAGCTGGAGAAAGTGGTTTTGGGGCAGCCTACCTTGCTAAAAAGAAAGGTATGGAGGTTTTTGTATCCGATAGAGGAAGTATAAAAGAAGAGTATAAAAAACAACTGATAGAGAATAATATAGAATTTGAAGAAGGTCAGCACGATGAAGAACGAATTTTAAATGCCGATTGGGTGGTTAAAAGCCCAGGTATTCCTAAAAAGGCAGATATTGTATTTAAAATCAATCAGAAAGGGATAAGACTGTCTTCCGAAATAGAATTTGCATCGGAATTTACTAATGCCAAAATTGTGGCAATTACGGGCAGTAATGGTAAAACGACTACTACTTCTCTCATCTATCATATCCTTAAAGATAATGGGATGAATGTAGGTTTGGGAGGTAATATAGGCAAGAGTTTTGCGAAACAAGTAGCCGATGAATCTTTTGACTATTATGTTTTGGAAATCAGTAGTTTTCAATTAGATGATATTCAGAATTTTAGACCATACATTTCGTTGCTTCTTAATTTGAGTCAAGACCATTTAGACCAATATAATTATAATTATGAGGAGTACGCTTTAGCTAAATTCCGAATTACTGAAAATCAAGAATATGATAATTTCTTCATCTATAATAAAGATGATGAAATGAGTCAAAAAATTCTTCAAGAGTTAGATTTAAAGGTTAAAAAAGTACCATTCTCCATAAAAGAAACTCTCTCAGAGGGTGGATATATGAACGATGAAAACATTGTGGTAAAATTTCAAGGTGAGTTTACTATGAAAATTAGAGACTTAGCTCTTATTGGGAATCATAATGTGGCTAATAGCTTAGCAGCGTCTATAGCGGGTAAAATACTTAATATTAGTAATGAAAGTATTAGAAATTCATTGATGACTTTCCAAGCTGTAGACCATAGGTTACAGGAAATAGCTAATCTTAATGGAGTTAAATTTATCAATGATAGTAAAGCGACTAATGTAAACGCTACTTACTATGCTTTAGAAAGTATGACTCAGCCTACCGTTTGGATTGTAGGAGGAGTGGATAAAGGCAATGATTACACCGAAATAGAAGAATTGGTTAAAAAGAAAGTAAAAGCGATTGTTTGCTTAGGTATAGATAACCAAAAGATTATAGATTTCTTTAGAGATAAAAAAGAGTTTATTTATAATACTTCTAGTATGGAGGAAGCTATTAAAATTTCAAAATCCATAGCAGAAGCAGGAGATGCTGTACTCCTTTCGCCGTGCTGTGCAAGTTTTGATTTGTTTGAAAACTACGAAGATAGAGGTGAAAAGTTTAAAGCTGAGGTTCTAAAATAA